AGCGTCGGCGGTATGTTTCAGATCAAACACCTTGGTTGGTGCTACGTCCACGTGATTGTTGTTAATGATATCAAACAAATCATCAAACACCCGTTGGTTTAGGGCACCGGATTCAAAACTGGTTAAATAACCACCATTGAGTTGGGAAATGGGCTCGAAGTGAGTTAAGTCCCAAATGCCGCCAAGTTCACCGGTGACACAGGTAATCCCATTTTCTTTAATGAATTGCATGGAGTTGGGCAGCGTCAATGCCCCAACCAGTTCTAAGATTCGATCAAATTGTCTCCCGGTTGCCTGCAATTGGTTATCTTGATCCAAGACAACTTCATCAAAGCCGACCGATTTCAATTCATCGGTCTTTTCCAGATGCCGGGTGGAGCCGACCAGCTTGATCGATGGCACCATTGCCCGCGCTAATTTACCGGCAGCAACCCCTACACCACTGGTTGCACCACGAATGAGCAGTGAATCTGCTTCGTCGAGGTGCAGTTTGAGCAGTGATCCGTAGGCTGTCCCATAAGTCTCTGGAACGGCTGCCAAATCTTGAATCGCAAGGTGAGTGTTAACCGCATAAATTGGTCATTTGGCAGCAACGTATATTCCGCATAACTGCCGTCAAAAGCACGGCCCATGCCACCCATTACAGAAACCACAATTTGCCCCTTCTTCAAGCGCTTTGGATCGGTGGTTTCAACCACTTCGCCGACACACTCAATGCCCAGGATTCTTGGTAACTTGACAGATGGTGACCAACCATTTCTGGTAAAAATTTCTGAACGGTTGATCCCAAAACCTTTAACTTTCAATAGCGTCCAACCGTCTTTGACTTTGGGCGTCGGCACATCTTCATAGGATAAGGCGGAAGGTCCACCCGGGTGACGTAATACAATTGCTTTCATTCTAATTGCCCCCTAAACACTCTGTCGTTCGACAATTTTAATTGGCGTATGGTAGATTGTAAAATTAATCCGAACGCTGTTCGGGCAAAAAAGATCAGCTTCCTTTAAAATGGTGTTTACCACAAACCCATCTTTTAGGAGCTGATCTTTTGTCTAGTATAACCTATTCCGAACGAATTAAAATCGAAACCTTTTGTGAACTAGGGCTGTCCAATATCCAAATGGGCGTTCGGCTGAACCGATCACCGTCAACAATTTCTTATGAATTATCTCGATGTCAACCTTATCAGGCTGAATTAGCACAAACAGATGCCGAATACAAGCGATCACGATGTGGTCGGAAAACTAAGCTGAGCGATGAGTTAAAGCAAAAAATTCTCAACCATTTACGTCTAAGCTGGTCACCAGGAATGATTGCTCACGAATTTAAACTAGCTACTAAATCTATTTATAATTGGCTAAATCAGGGGAGAATTGATTTCTCCTTGAATGATCTACCTGAACATGGCGTACGCCAACGGCGTAACGTTGACCAACGATCCAAATATAATCAATCTTTGGGGCGATCAATTGAACAGCGTCCCATGATGATTAATCAACGTAATCGCATCGGCGATTTTGAACTAGATACAGTCGTTGGTCCTCGTGGGCATAGTAAGGCAGTTTTATTAACTTTAATCGATCGCAAATCACGGTTCCTTTGGGCATACCGGTTAAAAGATCGGACGACAGCGACTGTTAATGAAGCACTAACTAAGTTCCTAACCACTTTTAATGGTCCGGTGCACAGCTTTACTGTGGACCGTGGCACTGAGTTTAGTGGGCTAGTATCACTTGAATCACAATATGGTATTAAGACCTATTACTGCCATGCTTATACGCCAGCTGAGCGCGGCAGTAATGAACGATTTAATCGGAACTTACGCTATTTTTATCCTAAGGGGACTTATTTTGAGCACATTAGTGCTCAAGGCTTGAAAACCACCTTACTCGAAATTAATCAGAGACCACTTAAAATACTTGACTGGCAAACACCTTATCAGGTCATGCTGACCAATTTGTCAAAAAATTCGGATTAAATTTGCAATCTACCGTATACATTGAATAAAATTCTTTAAATGAGTCACTCACCAGCATATCCATTCCGTTAGCCCCCATCTCGAAAAAGGATTGGGTAACACTGGATAATTTAGGCCGAACGATGTCACACAATTGGGTGCCGTCAATCGTCAAGATTGCCAGCCGGTCCGGCACCTTCATCCCATAGTTGGTGGCTTGATTCAAAATTCCAATGCCTGCCAGATCACTTGAAGAAATCACGGCAGTCAACTCGGTTTGCGGACCATAATGTTCCATGGCGTTCACACCATCTTCATAGGTAAAATGCCCCCCGCAAATCCAATCCTCATCAAATGACAAATGGTTGTCACGCATGGCATCCCGGTAGCCTTCATAGCGCAAATGACCGACAAATGAATCCAAGTCGGTTGCGGCAAGCCCGATTTTTTGATGACCTTTGCCAATGAGATACTTGGTGGCCTGATAACCAATATCAAAGTCATTCGAAGAAATGAATGGAAAGGCACTATTCTTCAACGTCATCGAAATAAAAATAAATGGGATATTGGCATTTTCCAGCAACTCATCATTTGAAGGGTCCAAATCAATCGCCACTAGTAAAATCCCCATCACTGATCGTTCAATGACGGTTCGGATCGCTTTTGCCTGGACCTCGGCATCGCCTTCACCGGCGAAAATAATCATGACGCTCAGGTTATGAACCCGCGCCTGTTCTTGGATCCCCTTTAAGATCTGATCAGAGAAATTGGTTTGAGTAGAACTGACCAGAACCGCAATCACCTTGCTGCGTTGCGTGACCAGTTCCACTGCACTGG
Above is a genomic segment from Lentilactobacillus buchneri containing:
- a CDS encoding LacI family DNA-binding transcriptional regulator, yielding MAATIKDVARAAGVSPATVSRVLSNQKAFYSEKTAQKVRSAVKQLGYRRNTSAVELVTQRSKVIAVLVSSTQTNFSDQILKGIQEQARVHNLSVMIIFAGEGDAEVQAKAIRTVIERSVMGILLVAIDLDPSNDELLENANIPFIFISMTLKNSAFPFISSNDFDIGYQATKYLIGKGHQKIGLAATDLDSFVGHLRYEGYRDAMRDNHLSFDEDWICGGHFTYEDGVNAMEHYGPQTELTAVISSSDLAGIGILNQATNYGMKVPDRLAILTIDGTQLCDIVRPKLSSVTQSFFEMGANGMDMLVSDSFKEFYSMYTVDCKFNPNFLTNWSA
- a CDS encoding IS30-like element ISLpl1 family transposase; the encoded protein is MSSITYSERIKIETFCELGLSNIQMGVRLNRSPSTISYELSRCQPYQAELAQTDAEYKRSRCGRKTKLSDELKQKILNHLRLSWSPGMIAHEFKLATKSIYNWLNQGRIDFSLNDLPEHGVRQRRNVDQRSKYNQSLGRSIEQRPMMINQRNRIGDFELDTVVGPRGHSKAVLLTLIDRKSRFLWAYRLKDRTTATVNEALTKFLTTFNGPVHSFTVDRGTEFSGLVSLESQYGIKTYYCHAYTPAERGSNERFNRNLRYFYPKGTYFEHISAQGLKTTLLEINQRPLKILDWQTPYQVMLTNLSKNSD